From Natrinema salaciae, the proteins below share one genomic window:
- a CDS encoding 2Fe-2S iron-sulfur cluster-binding protein, translating into MPTIEFEGETIEANTGDDLRGTLLDAGLTTHNGKAQYTNCRGNGICGTCAVEIVEGEVADPTEKELRRLKLPPHSPDSELRLACQLPIEDDLVVRKHPGYWGQKVEHDDS; encoded by the coding sequence ATGCCCACAATCGAATTTGAGGGTGAAACGATCGAAGCCAACACCGGGGACGACCTCCGTGGAACACTCCTCGATGCGGGGCTCACCACTCACAACGGGAAAGCCCAATATACGAACTGTCGCGGCAATGGGATCTGCGGAACGTGTGCTGTCGAAATTGTAGAAGGCGAGGTCGCTGATCCCACGGAGAAAGAGCTCCGCCGTCTCAAACTCCCACCTCACAGTCCCGACTCCGAACTCCGGTTAGCGTGCCAACTCCCGATTGAGGATGACCTCGTCGTTCGGAAACACCCGGGCTACTGGGGCCAGAAAGTCGAACACGATGACTCGTGA
- a CDS encoding TRAM domain-containing protein: MGRYHPGKHDSFIKCDTPRCGASNAPEGSAEYDTECWRCGDPLGGKPEPGDEVSVDIVDEKADGTLVCKTESGFVLFLEEESTAIEATVRVTSVDETYGEAELVEPGS; encoded by the coding sequence GTGGGACGCTATCATCCGGGAAAACACGACTCGTTCATCAAATGCGATACGCCCCGATGCGGGGCAAGCAACGCACCAGAGGGATCTGCAGAATACGATACGGAATGTTGGCGGTGTGGCGACCCCCTCGGTGGGAAACCCGAACCGGGTGACGAGGTTTCCGTCGACATCGTCGATGAGAAAGCCGACGGAACGCTCGTCTGTAAAACGGAGAGCGGATTCGTCCTCTTCCTCGAGGAGGAAAGCACGGCAATCGAGGCCACGGTCCGAGTGACGTCCGTCGACGAGACGTACGGGGAAGCGGAACTCGTCGAACCGGGATCGTAA
- a CDS encoding DUF2182 domain-containing protein, which translates to MGTHDAVRDRITRRRIPIIALGTSVIALLAWAAVVGRWLPMPRGQTGMQMHMSDPGAPEAMALSNGLTGISLYLLMWGVMMIAMMYPSSVPLFRLYAETLEGTTAAGKATRVGGFIGTYALVWTVTGVVPLVVNAIVPIVSLANAHGGLLMGGSLLLVSGYQLSSYKYRCLRYCRSPLGFLLGHYRPGVRGAVRMSWQFSVFCIGCCWALFAFMVIVGSMNIVWMALIAIVVSLERTVAWGERLARGVGILAGIGGSVVIAMSLV; encoded by the coding sequence ATGGGGACACACGACGCAGTCCGGGATCGAATCACCCGCCGGCGCATCCCGATTATCGCGCTCGGTACCTCCGTAATCGCGCTGCTCGCGTGGGCAGCAGTCGTTGGACGCTGGCTCCCGATGCCTCGCGGACAAACGGGTATGCAAATGCACATGTCCGACCCGGGGGCACCGGAGGCGATGGCTCTCTCGAACGGGTTGACTGGTATCAGTCTGTACCTGCTCATGTGGGGGGTAATGATGATCGCCATGATGTACCCGTCGTCGGTCCCGCTCTTCCGGCTATACGCCGAGACACTCGAGGGAACGACGGCCGCAGGCAAAGCAACGCGAGTTGGGGGGTTTATCGGGACGTACGCGCTCGTTTGGACGGTAACAGGAGTTGTCCCGCTTGTTGTCAATGCGATAGTGCCGATCGTCAGCCTCGCGAACGCCCACGGCGGACTCCTGATGGGCGGGTCGTTGCTACTCGTATCGGGGTACCAGCTCTCGTCATACAAATACCGGTGTCTGCGGTATTGCCGATCACCGCTCGGATTCCTTCTGGGCCATTACCGGCCGGGGGTGCGTGGTGCCGTTCGGATGAGCTGGCAGTTCAGCGTCTTCTGTATTGGGTGTTGTTGGGCGCTGTTCGCGTTCATGGTGATCGTGGGCTCGATGAATATCGTCTGGATGGCGCTCATCGCGATCGTGGTCTCGCTCGAACGGACGGTTGCGTGGGGTGAGCGACTGGCACGTGGGGTCGGTATTCTTGCTGGTATTGGTGGCAGTGTCGTTATCGCGATGTCACTGGTCTAG
- a CDS encoding type II toxin-antitoxin system PemK/MazF family toxin, whose translation MISDRGAIVFAADPFKGEDASRPWLIVGTDETPFHGNQYITLPLSTKTWYDERVPIDDDDLVDGGLPKDSSILPWAVASVDATRVDRELGVLDERLVDEVGRQLGSYVGLEQR comes from the coding sequence ATGATATCCGACCGAGGAGCGATCGTCTTTGCGGCCGATCCATTCAAGGGTGAGGATGCCAGTCGACCCTGGCTGATCGTCGGTACGGACGAGACACCATTTCACGGCAACCAGTACATCACACTACCGCTCTCGACGAAAACGTGGTACGACGAGCGCGTTCCGATCGATGACGATGATCTCGTCGATGGTGGGCTCCCAAAAGACAGCTCGATTCTCCCGTGGGCGGTCGCATCCGTCGACGCGACTCGAGTCGATCGCGAGCTCGGTGTACTCGACGAAAGGCTCGTCGACGAGGTCGGTCGGCAGCTGGGGTCGTACGTCGGTCTCGAGCAACGCTGA
- a CDS encoding DUF5789 family protein, producing MSDPTDSEHVRALGIEFGSLAHQLDQHEYPTTCEELVEAHGSSVLRFQNGEQTLAEVLSPVPEEQFDSATEARTAIFSNVAEGAIGRKGYSDRTPPALGEQSEEPEESF from the coding sequence ATGTCCGACCCAACCGATAGCGAACACGTCAGAGCGCTCGGGATCGAATTCGGCTCCCTCGCCCACCAGCTCGATCAACACGAGTATCCGACGACGTGCGAAGAACTGGTCGAGGCACACGGGAGTTCAGTCCTCCGGTTCCAAAACGGCGAACAGACGCTTGCGGAGGTGCTGAGTCCGGTGCCTGAAGAGCAGTTCGATTCGGCTACGGAAGCCCGTACAGCCATCTTCAGCAACGTCGCTGAAGGCGCCATCGGACGGAAAGGCTACAGTGATCGCACGCCGCCAGCGCTCGGCGAGCAAAGCGAGGAACCAGAGGAATCGTTTTGA
- a CDS encoding FecCD family ABC transporter permease, with the protein MSGKKSNVGTERTEASRLPESRFEWLLDPKLATVVVTSLGIVFVGGLIQVSYGAYSMTFLEAWSALFNPNVVFNPQAWDAFLLGETMPEMRPESLIVWNIRLPRVFVAALVGMNLGVSGAIFQAVTRNELASPFILGVSSGAGLMILLTLVVFGSLTAFLPIIAAVGGAVAFLIVYVIAWKNGTSPVRLVLAGVIVGTVFGSLQTGLFFFADDIGVVQSAIAWTTGSLTGTDWDQVRLILPSTIVVILLAVAGSRQLNVLLLGEQTAKSLGMSIEKVRFALSGVAVLAASASIAVAGIVGFVGLIVPHLVRNLVGSDSKKLIVGCLFVGPALMVSADVGARLALSPTQVPVGIVTGLLGGPYFLYLMRKQENMGEI; encoded by the coding sequence ATGAGCGGCAAAAAGTCGAACGTCGGAACGGAGCGAACTGAGGCGTCGCGGCTACCCGAGTCACGGTTCGAGTGGCTCCTCGATCCGAAACTCGCGACGGTGGTCGTCACTAGCCTCGGCATCGTATTCGTCGGTGGGCTAATACAGGTGAGCTACGGCGCCTACTCGATGACGTTTCTCGAGGCGTGGAGCGCACTGTTCAATCCGAACGTGGTGTTCAACCCGCAGGCCTGGGACGCGTTCTTACTGGGCGAAACGATGCCCGAGATGAGGCCCGAAAGCCTCATCGTCTGGAACATTCGGCTACCGCGAGTCTTCGTCGCGGCCCTCGTGGGAATGAATCTCGGTGTCTCGGGGGCGATATTTCAGGCGGTAACCCGCAACGAACTCGCGAGTCCGTTCATTCTCGGCGTCTCCTCCGGTGCCGGGCTCATGATTCTGTTGACGCTCGTCGTCTTCGGGAGCTTGACGGCATTTCTTCCGATAATTGCCGCGGTCGGCGGTGCCGTCGCCTTTCTCATCGTCTACGTGATCGCCTGGAAGAACGGAACGTCGCCGGTCCGACTGGTCCTCGCCGGCGTCATCGTTGGAACGGTCTTCGGGTCGCTACAGACAGGGCTGTTCTTCTTCGCGGACGATATCGGGGTCGTTCAGTCGGCCATCGCGTGGACCACTGGGTCGCTCACCGGCACCGACTGGGATCAGGTGAGACTCATCCTTCCGTCGACGATCGTGGTGATCCTGCTCGCCGTCGCCGGCTCGCGTCAGTTAAACGTCCTCCTGCTGGGCGAACAGACCGCGAAGTCGCTGGGCATGTCGATCGAGAAAGTCCGATTCGCGCTGTCGGGTGTCGCAGTCCTCGCTGCGTCGGCGAGCATCGCCGTCGCCGGAATCGTCGGCTTCGTCGGGCTCATCGTTCCACACCTGGTTCGAAACTTGGTCGGGAGCGACTCGAAGAAGTTGATTGTCGGCTGTCTGTTCGTCGGTCCGGCGTTGATGGTCAGTGCCGACGTGGGTGCGCGACTGGCGTTGAGCCCCACCCAGGTTCCCGTCGGCATTGTGACCGGGCTCCTCGGCGGCCCGTACTTCCTCTATCTGATGCGAAAACAGGAGAACATGGGTGAGATCTGA
- a CDS encoding MarR family transcriptional regulator: MSIDIEDFEERAPEEFEGPSNAERVLQFRYENREKAWKASTIADRADVNENSISTVLNRLKEQDLVRHKGSYWAITDDTERLRRAHQFYRTVQRFNELYGEEDRDQWTETSGRANE, encoded by the coding sequence ATGTCGATCGATATCGAGGACTTTGAGGAACGCGCTCCCGAGGAATTCGAGGGACCGAGCAACGCCGAACGAGTGCTCCAGTTCCGCTACGAGAATAGGGAGAAGGCATGGAAGGCGTCGACGATCGCCGACCGAGCGGATGTCAACGAGAACTCGATCTCGACGGTACTCAACCGGCTGAAGGAGCAGGACCTCGTCCGCCACAAGGGCTCGTACTGGGCCATCACGGACGACACGGAACGACTTCGTCGTGCCCATCAGTTCTATCGGACGGTTCAGCGATTCAACGAACTATACGGCGAAGAGGATCGCGACCAGTGGACCGAAACGAGCGGACGAGCAAACGAATGA
- a CDS encoding DUF1326 domain-containing protein: protein MGQEWTIKGDYVEACNCDVACQCVWMESPDDDVCTVSLAWHIEEGNYGDVDLSGVDVGMLISTDEGVMFAPETEWDIVLLLDETANDDQREALEDIYSGRAGGIWAPVADTHVRSADVTTVPISFSRDGTDFSVEIGDAIEMNASGAVGFNEEVGTISPHPLTKSTEVQTGKSTTATVTYDDQFTWDVSGNNTYLGDFELANS from the coding sequence ATGGGACAAGAGTGGACCATCAAGGGAGACTACGTTGAAGCCTGCAACTGCGATGTTGCATGCCAATGTGTGTGGATGGAATCACCGGACGATGATGTCTGTACCGTCTCACTGGCATGGCACATCGAGGAGGGAAACTACGGCGATGTCGATCTGAGTGGGGTAGATGTCGGCATGCTCATTTCGACCGATGAGGGGGTCATGTTCGCCCCCGAGACGGAGTGGGACATCGTGCTACTCCTCGACGAGACGGCCAACGACGACCAGCGCGAGGCGCTCGAGGACATCTACTCCGGCCGCGCCGGTGGCATCTGGGCGCCCGTCGCTGATACACACGTCCGATCCGCCGACGTCACAACCGTTCCGATCAGCTTCTCGCGGGACGGAACAGACTTCTCCGTCGAGATCGGGGATGCCATCGAAATGAACGCGAGCGGTGCGGTCGGATTCAACGAGGAGGTCGGTACGATCTCACCCCACCCCCTGACGAAGAGTACAGAGGTACAGACTGGGAAGTCAACCACGGCCACCGTCACCTACGATGACCAGTTCACGTGGGACGTCTCCGGAAACAACACGTACCTCGGCGACTTCGAATTAGCGAACTCCTGA